The following are encoded in a window of Panulirus ornatus isolate Po-2019 chromosome 6, ASM3632096v1, whole genome shotgun sequence genomic DNA:
- the LOC139749258 gene encoding uncharacterized protein: MDRQPPMVLVVQRLRDSGTIQGSSATVNNHGSSNFQDGNPSNAIRRSSNFQGSSASVSGQGSSSLQGSRGSSNVQGSTASVNVHGSSGLQGSTASVSAHGSSSLQGSRASVSGRGSSTLQGSRAPVSGHGSSTLQGSRGSSNFQGSSASLSGHGSSSLQGSSASGHGSSNFQGSSASVSGHGSSTLQGSSASVSGHGSLNLQGSRASVSGHGSSNLQGSRASVSGHGSSTLQGPRASVSGHGSSNLQGSRASVSGHGSSTLQGSRASVSGHGSSNLQGSRASVSGHGSSNLQGSNASVSGHGSSNLQGSRASVSSHASSNFQGSAAAVSGHGSSNFQGSSASVSGHGSSNFQGSSASASSHGSSSLHGSRGSGVSNLGHENGNVEASTAVSGGSSNVRTSSASSGDHGSSSFRGSGASAVVRESTHFRDSSVSGSRQGSSDFQGSRVSVNSLEKSDVRGSRPSGIRGSTSLHGSSDLSVVRGSENFQGSGSLSSQFQGPHDSSDIRGSRNFHGAGASSVRGSSNFQGSGVPVGNHGTETFQGVGVSSSSHHSSRSSSTHGPSSSINHISSANSHTLGSHASSSFSGANPRSSTEDSSHSVEKHGTSSSVLRNRGPLSSSSERGGSSVDSSVSEESVRGNSAVRGSAATGRVRGSTSSTGIRGTTSSSVTHGAGSSGRFIGPTSAASGSSIPSFPMDRGETTALTAAAAAFEAAHRDSRPSIERTTPRPVTRNRGKKKFQPNLYQLQSIWGFQPSRSNNKRNQVASQTSTSSQGRSGASRAISHTKTSQRASSRRQTSSKVESRVENAFNTASNSGSNRASLSGGVNEFRKVSNVQRSSEVRSSSSPAITQRSNSLGIRGSSSSQALSSSSQESSSSRFQDSSDAQESGSSAGFHGSSSFQGSRGSSGSQGSSADFQGSSALSVHGSSGAHKAESSANSHTSSHFHDSSSSSQTHRSGASITEKETAPSGTAGSVNVRQNSLGRTRGSSRIRGPSLSASTRGPNASSRVLVSTPRSPSRTQGSSNIHESTSSSQGSSTSSRTSGSTAFGSTQQSNTGARTQELVRTSVVRTGSQNSFSSSKVASTVEDVRESDSHDSATGVTTRPNFVDRHEEVGSPVTTHGTETSRSSASVQGVSNISSRAFGSRGSSTFTRNSVNSAQNTRTQSSGRVTSSPAATPAVPAINEQESPRALSRSNSRLSRPTTSGLKDDTSPTNNRVSPAVTTTAAPVNISPLTRLRGRPLATGSSGTQSRVQSSAQSASQTGLSSSSREGGAEVSRIRVGGGRNGQASGARKVVKKIIVNGRPGSQGSRRVTAAAATTQAPPQSETNKNDQRTKQELAIAALARFNPALANSKILSVRIIPNVKAKSNQGATQVKRSETTGVSQVKRTQTTGVSQVKRTLTTGVSHVEKTEASGASQLEKTEASGIQTSRQRGSSRRFSSRRGNTRRANDVVTPAPATTPRTSRSRSRGKLRPLTVKSPAVTTTTTTAAPSTRSATTSTSSQRRRNTGRGRVVVRKDHDDKSEDTKPVASSHSADSSSDSSGQTRSRRRGDTRSGTTSGSRRKVLKKVTRISGGGGQSVTDEGSSSSRESSRSSSRSTSSSFNTGSSSSSNSFSSSAESSRDSIKNSGSSSTQKLRVVGTSIKSSVSTTDNDDGKPPSSSSSPSSSASSSESSTTSQATSPSRLLSPSSASGNNRNTVRRGSRPASTGVSTPRPDNTDLLTDQELGALSALATVRTGPGLGSPNSIPGRVTPTAQPEGDTRTRTNSRRSRVQTSRGRARFSSN, from the exons ATGGATCGTCAACCTCCCATGGTCCTAGTGGTTCAACG ACTTCGTGACTCTGGGACTATCCAAGGATCTAGTGCCACCGTAAATAACCATGGATCATCCAATTTCCAAGATGGTAATCCTTCAAATGCAATCCGTCGATCATCAAACTTCCAAGGTTCTAGTGCTTCTGTGAGTGGCCAGGGTTCATCAAGTCTCCAAGGTTCTCGTGGATCATCAAACGTCCAAGGTTCTACTGCTTCTGTGAATGTCCACGGATCATCAGGTCTCCAAGGTTCTACTGCTTCTGTGAGTGCCCATGGATCGTCAAGCCTCCAAGGTTCTCGTGCATCTGTAAGCGGCCGCGGATCATCAACCCTCCAAGGTTCTCGCGCTCCTGTGAGCGGCCATGGATCATCAACCCTCCAAGGTTCTCGTGGATCATCCAACTTCCAAGGTTCTAGTGCTTCTTTgagtggccatggatcatcatCCCTCCAAGGTTCTAGTGCTAGCGGCCATGGATCATCCAACTTCCAAGGTTCTAGTGCTTCTGTTAGCGGCCATGGATCATCAACCCTCCAAGGTTCTAGTGCTTCTGTTAGCGGCCATGGATCTTTAAACCTCCAAGGTTCTCGTGCTTCTGTTAGCGGCCATGGATCGTCAAACCTCCAAGGTTCTAGGGCTTCTGTTAGCGGCCATGGATCATCAACCCTCCAAGGTCCTAGGGCTTCTGTTAGCGGCCATGGATCGTCAAACCTCCAAGGTTCTAGGGCTTCTGTTAGCGGCCATGGATCATCAACCCTCCAAGGTTCTAGGGCTTCTGTTAGCGGCCATGGATCGTCAAACCTCCAAGGTTCTAGGGCTTCTGTTAGCGGCCATGGATCGTCAAACCTCCAAGGTTCTAATGCTTCTGTTAGCGGCCATGGATCGTCAAACCTCCAAGGTTCTCGTGCTTCTGTGAGTAGCCATGCATCATCAAACTTCCAAGGTTCTGCTGCCGCTgtaagtggccatggatcatccAACTTCCAAGGTTCTAGTGCTTCTGTAAGTGGCCACGGATCATCCAACTTCCAAGGTTCTAGTGCTTCTGCGAGTAGCCATGGATCATCAAGTCTTCATGGTTCTCGGGGTTCTGGTGTTTCTAATCTGGGTCATGAAAATGGAAATGTCGAGGCATCTACTGCCGTATCAGGTGGGTCATCCAACGTCCGAACCTCTTCTGCCTCATCAGGGGATCATGGATCATCAAGTTTCAGAGGATCCGGTGCTTCAGCTGTGGTTCGTGAGTCAACACACTTCAGAGATTCCAGTGTTTCTGGAAGTCGCCAAGGGTCATCAGACTTTCAAGGTTCCAGAGTTTCTGTCAACAGCCTGGAAAAGTCAGATGTACGAGGCTCCAGACCTTCAGGTATTCGTGGATCGACAAGCCTCCATGGTTCTAGTGATCTATCAGTGGTACGTGGATCAGAGAACTTCCAAGGTTCCGGTTCTCTCAGTAGTCAGTTCCAGGGACCACACGATTCATCTGATATCCGTGGATCACGTAACTTCCACGGAGCTGGTGCATCATCCGTTCGTGGATCCTCGAACTTCCAAGGATCTGGTGTTCCAGTGGGCAATCATGGAACAGAAACCTTCCAAGGAGTTGGTGTCTCCTCAAGTAGCCACCACTCGTCCAGGTCTTCCAGCACGcatggaccatcatcatcaataaaccacATCTCGTCAGCAAACTCCCACACCCTCGGATCTCACGCTTCTTCGAGTTTCTCTGGAGCAAACCCTCGTTCGTCAACTGAGGATTCCTCACACTCAGTAGAAAAACATGGGACGTCATCCTCTGTCCTCAGGAACAGAGGaccactctcctcctcttccgaGCGAGGTGGATCATCAGTTGACTCATCGGTTTCTGAAGAATCTGTACGTGGTAATTCTGCTGTGAGAGGATCAGCAGCTACTGGAAGGGTCAGAGGGTCTACTTCCTCGACTGGAATCAGGGGAACAACCTCATCTTCTGTCACTCACGGAGCTGGCTCGTCCGGGAGATTCATAGGGCCTACATCCGCAGCGTCGGGTTCTAGCATTCCATCTTTTCCCATGGACAGAGGAGAAACAACTGCATTAACTGCCGCTGCGGCAGCTTTCGAAGCAGCCCACCGAGACTCCAGACCTTCTATAGAGAGAACTACTCCTCGACCCGTCACCAGAAATCGTGGTAAGAAGAAGTTCCAGCCCAACCTATATCAACTGCAATCCATATGGGGATTCCAGCCCAGCAGAAGCAACAATAAGCGCAATCAAGTGGCTAGCCAAACATCTACTAGCTCACAGGGACGATCCGGAGCCTCAAGAGCTATTTCTCATACCAAAACCAGCCAAAGAGCTTCTTCTAGGCGTCAAACATCTTCAAAGGTTGAAAGCAGGGTAGAAAATGCCTTTAACACTGCTTCAAACTCAGGGTCGAACCGCGCAAGCCTCTCTGGCGGGGTGAATGAGTTTAGAAAGGTATCAAATGTGCAACGCTCGTCGGAGGTTCGAAGCTCATCTTCACCAGCGATTACTCAAAGATCCAATTCACTGGGTATCCGAGGATCGTCCAGCTCCCAGGCACTAAGTAGCTCTTCTCAGGAATCCAGTTCTTCAAGGTTCCAAGACTCGTCAGACGCACAGGAGTCAGGTAGCTCTGCCGGGTTCCATGGATCATCAAGCTTCCAAGGGTCAAGAGGATCCTCAGGATCTCAGGGATCATCAGCAGATTTTCAAGGATCCAGTGCATTAAGTGTCCATGGATCATCAGGAGCTCATAAAGCTGAAAGTTCAGCAAACTCACACACGTCGTCGCATTTCCATGACTCTAGCTCATCATCGCAGACCCACAGGTCTGGGGCATCAATAACCGAAAAAGAAACAGCTCCTTCTGGAACTGCTGGATCTGTCAACGTCCGTCAAAATTCACTGGGAAGGACGAGAGGTTCTTCAAGGATTCGTGGGCCATCATTGTCTGCAAGCACTCGGGGACCAAACGCTTCATCAAGGGTTCTTGTATCAACACCAAGGAGTCCCTCAAGAACTCAAGGTTCCTCAAACATCCATGAATCGACCTCTTCATCTCAAGGATCAAGCACCTCCTCGAGGACCAGTGGGTCAACAGCATTCGGGAGCACCCAGCAGTCAAACACCGGCGCACGTACACAAGAATTGGTGAGAACCAGCGTAGTGAGAACTGGGTCTCAGAACAGTTTCAGTAGCAGCAAGGTTGCCTCGACAGTGGAAGATGTCAGAGAGAGCGACAGTCACGACAGTGCAACGGGGGTAACGACTCGGCCCAACTTTGTGGATAGGCATGAGGAGGTTGGCTCCCCAGTTACAACACACGGTACAGAAACATCGAGATCATCTGCCTCTGTTCAAGGAGTTTCAAATATCAGTTCGAGAGCATTTGGATCAAGGGGTTCAAGTACCTTCACGAGGAATTCTGTTAACTCAGCCCAGAACACTCGGACGCAGAGCAGTGGCCGTGTGACATCGTCACCGGCTGCCACTCCTGCAGTTCCTGCTATCAACGAACAAGAATCCCCACGAGCACTTTCCCGGTCGAACTCCCGGCTCTCGCGACCGACTACTTCGGGACTCAAAGACGACACTTCACCCACAAACAATCGTGTTAGCCCTGCCGTCACCACAACCGCAGCTCCTGTCAACATTAGTCCTCTCACAAGACTTCGTGGTCGTCCACTTGCGACAGGCTCTTCGGGAACACAGTCTCGGGTGCAGTCAAGTGCTCAGTCGGCTTCACAAACCGGGTTGTCCTCCTCGAGTAGGGAAGGCGGCGCCGAAGTGTCTAGGATAAGAGTTGGAGGCGGGCGTAACGGCCAAGCTTCAGGAGCCAGGAAGGTCGTAAAGAAGATCATCGTAAATGGCCGCCCAGGCTCTCAAGGAAGTCGCCGGGTTACcgctgcagcagcaacaacacaagcACCACCACAATCTGAGACAAACAAGAATGATCAGAGGACAAAACAAGAGTTGGCTATAGCGGCCTTAGCGCGATTCAACCCTGCTCTGGCCAACTCCAAAATCCTGTCGGTTCGAATCATTCCAAACGTCAAGGCTAAGTCCAACCAAGGTGCGACGCAAGTAAAAAGGTCCGAGACAACTGGCGTGTCGCAGGTAAAAAGGACCCAGACAACTGGCGTGTCGCAGGTAAAAAGGACCTTGACAACTGGTGTGTCGCATGTAGAAAAGACTGAGGCAAGTGGTGCGTCGCAACTGGAAAAGACCGAGGCGTCTGGTATCCAGACATCTCGGCAACGAGGGTCCTCCAGGAGATTTAGCAGCCGAAGAGGAAATACGAGGCGCGCAAATGATGTCGTTACCCCTGCTCCAGCAACCACGCCACGAACTTCAAGGAGCAGATCTCGTGGAAAGTTAAGGCCTTTAACGGTTAAATCCCCTGCagtaacgacaacaacaacaacagctgcgcCATCAACGCGTTCGGCAACCACCTCGACTTCCTCTCAAAGACGACGAAATACTGGTAGGGGAAGAGTCGTCGTCCGCAAAGACCATGATGATAAGAGCGAGGACACAAAGCCAGTGGCCTCTTCCCACAGTGCTGACTCCAGTAGTGACTCTTCCGGTCAAACCAGAAGTCGAAGAAGGGGGGATACGAGGAGTGGTACTACCTCCGGCAGCCGCAGGAAGGTACTGAAGAAGGTGACCCGTATATCTGGAGGCGGCGGCCAGTCAGTTACCGACGAAGGTTCTTCATCCTCAAGAGAATCTTCGAGATCCTCTTCGCGCTCTACTTCGTCCTCGTTTAACACTGGTTCATCGTCGTCGTCtaattctttttcttcgtctgcAGAAAGTTCTCGTGATTCTATCAAAAATTCTGGCTCTTCCTCTACACAGAAACTTCGAGTTGTTGGAACGAGTATTAAATCAAGCGTGTCTACAACTGATAACGACGACGGTAAACcaccgtcttcttcttcttcgccatcTTCTTCAGCGTCATCATCTGAATCATCCACTACTTCGCAAGCTACGAGCCCATCGAGGTTACTCTCTCCTTCAAGTGCCTCTGGAAATAACAGAAACACCGTCAGGAGAGGTTCCAGACCAGCATCCACCGGTGTAAGTACCCCTAGGCCAGACAACACGGATTTGCTGACCGACCAAGAACTGGGGGCTCTGTCCGCTCTGGCCACCGTCAGGACAGGCCCAGGTCTTGGCTCCCCGAACTCTATACCCGGCCGCGTTACCCCCACAGCCCAGCCCGAAGGAGACACCAGAACCAGGACCAACTCGAGGAGAAGCAGAGTCCAGACCTCTCGTGGTAGGGCGAGGTTCTCCTCAAACTAA